One part of the Arabidopsis thaliana chromosome 1 sequence genome encodes these proteins:
- the WAVE2 gene encoding SCAR family protein (WAVE2; BEST Arabidopsis thaliana protein match is: SCAR family protein (TAIR:AT2G34150.2); Has 1242 Blast hits to 945 proteins in 214 species: Archae - 0; Bacteria - 272; Metazoa - 455; Fungi - 71; Plants - 226; Viruses - 5; Other Eukaryotes - 213 (source: NCBI BLink).): MPRNVYGMNQSEVYRNVDREDPKAILNGVAVTGLVGVLRQLGDLAEFAAEIFHGIQEEVMATASRSNQLKIRLQHIEATVPPLEKAMLAQTTHIHFAYTGGLEWHPRIPITQNHLIYDDLPHIIMDPYEECRGPPRLHLLDKFDINGPGSCLKRYSDPTYFRRASSNLSQGNKKFQKDKKHCKMKKKKTSSRSRDMSRLASLANQNARKTFASFSFSGQTSSTKTTSTSDMEKRYDFQDHHSRSFESRSGSGYNECLSTATSSLKTGERPKGVFVSSSLTPGSCTIASVLSECETEDAHDNFQFSPSQGQAARGSSCVSWDEKAEIVESLGLQTDEASEMVEANSVVDTLDEKPSYGEGIGGVDFHSKDNENDKSESGLRKRAGIDEVREIKNGREIVGEPRDSEQETESEGECFVDALNTIESESENNQGLQTSQVSSSCGVADERLEKSVCEQETEQNSYSVEDSCRSMDGLMANSFKNEENASSENVSVEMHQQNLQAGSDINRLQKNDLCANKDMRNDSGGKDTITFTFVPGLENSLVDSSNPLIHHGLQENQETEAESSGDLEAFKIWTNGGLLGLKPSKPPVLAMPSSLSPDCKTEERTVGFAEAEKDKADDLVENASHRHVLNNSSLATPGTQNPGSSNGIVMGIVDQRESHETSSGVFGLSHKFLTSGFRRKDSFAHDRKTVPATIPENDEVTTERRRFCDQDINEKTFMDPFRDEAPIDWITSSPPLQHMKISLNPADTLQASRLKLKFSDGDNTYNTFSSFQLLPETGTSLPDSYSDDDTFCRSSPYMSDTDYLSDNHSLSNSEPWEESSDSHGRKEQELYDSFHESRHVDNNAEASPLGIKSESSCVAVNLSYLQNPAEPLPPPFPPMQWMVSKTPSEKMEDKTQSLQLQEALRFAFEKHISLPTAKNELPSMVTSAPKPEIKAHLKNNVREEKQSANAKETETGDFLQQIRTQQFNLRPVVMTTTSSATATTDPIINTKISAILEKANSIRQAVASKDGDESDTWSDT, translated from the exons atgcCACGGAATGTATACGGTATGAACCAAAGCGAGGTGTATAGAAATGTCGATCGTGAAGACCCTAAAGCAATTCTCAATGGTGTTGCAGTTACTGGACTTGTTGGGGTCTTGCGTCAGCTTGGTGATCTCGCTGA GTTTGCAGCAGAGATATTTCATGGGATACAGGAGGAAGTTATGGCTACAGCTTCAAGAAGCAATCAGTTAAAGATTAGATTGCAGCATATAGAAGCTACAGTGCCTCCACTAGAAAAGGCGATGCTTGCACAAACAACTCATATACATTTTGCATACACAGGag GTCTGGAGTGGCATCCTCGTATCCCAATTACGCAAAATCACTTAATTTATGACGACTTGCCTCACATTATTATGGATCCCTATGAAGAATGCAGGGGTCCTCCACGGTTACACTTGCTTGATAA ATTTGATATAAATGGTCCTGGATCTTGCTTGAAGCGATACTCAGATCCTACTTATTTCAGAAGAGCATCAAGCAACCTGAGTCAAGGAAACAAGAAGttccaaaaagataaaaagcaTTGTAAAATGAAG aagaaaaaaacttcgTCAAGGAGTCGAGATATGTCACGTTTGGCCTCCTTGGCTAACCAGAATGCCAG GAAGACATTTGCTTCATTTAGCTTCAGTGGACAAACCTCTTCTACCAAAACCACCTCAACCAGTGACATGGaaaaaagatatgattttCAAGATCATCATTCTCGCTCTTTTGAGTCCAGAAGTGGTTCAGGCTACAATGAATGCCTTTCAACTGCAACTTCTTCACTGAAGACTGGAGAAAGACCGAAAGGGGTGTTCGTTTCATCCAGCTTGACACCAGGCTCTTGCACTATTGCTTCAGTCCTTTCTGAATGTGAAACCGAAGATGCTCATGATAATTTCCAGTTTAGTCCTTCTCAAGGGCAAGCTGCTCGTGGCTCTTCTTGCGTTAGTTGGGATGAGAAAGCAGAGATAGTGGAATCTCTTGGTCTGCAGACAGATGAAGCTTCTGAAATGGTGGAGGCGAACTCTGTTGTAGATACTCTAGATGAGAAACCAAGCTATGGGGAAGGGATAGGTGGAGTTGATTTCCATTCTAAGGacaatgaaaatgataaatcaGAATCAGGACTACGAAAACGTGCTGGGATTGATGAGGTAAGAGAGATAAAAAATGGTCGGGAGATTGTGGGAGAACCGAGGGATAGTGAACAAGAGACTGAAAGCGAAGGGGAGTGTTTTGTTGATGCGCTTAATACTATCGAATCAGAATCTGAAAACAATCAAGGGCTTCAAACTAGTCAAGTGAGCAGTTCCTGTGGTGTTGCAGATGAGAGGTTGGAAAAGTCAGTGTGTGagcaagaaacagagcagaaTTCCTACAGTGTCGAAGATTCTTGCAGATCAATGGATGGGCTTATGGCCaacagttttaaaaatgaagagaatGCATCGTCAGAAAATGTATCTGTTGAAATGCATCAACAAAATCTACAGGCGGGTTCAGATATCAACCgcttacaaaaaaatgatcttTGTGCAAACAAGGATATGCGTAATGATTCTGGTGGAAAAGATACCATCACATTTACATTTGTGCCAGGTCTCGAGAACAGCTTAGTTGATTCATCAAACCCCTTGATTCATCATGGCCTACaggaaaatcaagaaacagaagctGAATCTTCTGGGGATCTCGAAGCCTTTAAAATATGGACTAATGGTGGTCTATTGGGACTGAAACCATCGAAACCTCCAGTCTTGGCAATGCCAAGTTCTTTAAGTCCAGATTGCAAGACCGAGGAAAGGACAGTTGGTTTTGCAGAAGCTGAAAAAGATAAAGCAGATGATCTAGTTGAAAATGCTTCACATAGACATGTTCTGAATAATTCAAGCTTAGCAACGCCAGGAACCCAAAATCCAGGTAGTTCAAATGGCATAGTCATGGGTATTGTAGACCAAAGAGAGTCCCATGAGACTTCTTCTGGAGTTTTTGGACTCAGCCACAAGTTTCTTACTAGTGGTTTCCGCAGAAAGGATTCATTTGCACATGATAGAAAGACTGTACCAGCAACGATTCCAGAGAACGATGAAGTGACTACAGAGAGGAGGAGGTTTTGTGACCAAGATATTAATGAGAAAACCTTTATGGACCCCTTCAGAGACGAAGCTCCTATTGATTGGATCACTTCGTCTCCGCCTCTTCAACACATGAAAATATCTCTCAATCCCGCTGACACTCTTCAGGCTTCGAGACTGAAGCTTAAATTTTCAGATGGAGACAACACTTACAATACCTTTTCCTCCTTCCAGTTGCTTCCAGAGACTGGAACTTCCCTTCCTGATTCTTATTCTGACGACGACACTTTTTGTAGATCATCTCCTTACATGTCAGATACCGATTATCTTAGCGATAATCACTCCTTGTCAAATTCTGAGCCGTGGGAAGAATCCAGTGACAGCCATGGAAGAAAAGAGCAAGAACTATATGATTCTTTCCACGAAAGTAGGCATGTTGATAACAATGCTGAAGCTTCCCCTCTAGGGATCAAATCAGAAAGTTCTTGCGTCGCCGTAAACCTCTCATATCTCCAAAATCCTGCTGAGCCCTTACCACCGCCATTTCCACCCATGCAATGGATGGTTTCAAAGACACCTTCAGAGAAAATGGAAGACAAAACACAGTCCCTACAACTACAAGAAGCTCTCAGGTTTGCGTTTGAGAAGCATATTTCATTGCCTACAGCTAAGAACGAACTGCCTAGCATGGTGACTTCTGCTCCTAAACCAGAAATTAAG GCCCATCTGAAGAATAATGTCAGGGAGGAGAAACAAAGTGCCAACGCAAAGGAGACTGAAACTGGAGACTTCTTGCAACAAATCCGAACACAA CAATTCAACCTTAGGCCTGTGGTCATGACAACGACATCATCGGCTACTGCAACAACTGACCCTATCATAAACACTAAGATCAGCGCGATTTTGGAGAAAGCAAACTCAATACGCCAG gCTGTAGCTAGcaaagatggagatgaaagCGATACATGGAGTGATACGTAA
- the WAVE2 gene encoding SCAR family protein (WAVE2; FUNCTIONS IN: molecular_function unknown; INVOLVED IN: positive regulation of actin nucleation; LOCATED IN: SCAR complex; BEST Arabidopsis thaliana protein match is: SCAR family protein (TAIR:AT2G34150.2); Has 30201 Blast hits to 17322 proteins in 780 species: Archae - 12; Bacteria - 1396; Metazoa - 17338; Fungi - 3422; Plants - 5037; Viruses - 0; Other Eukaryotes - 2996 (source: NCBI BLink).), which produces MPRNVYGMNQSEVYRNVDREDPKAILNGVAVTGLVGVLRQLGDLAEFAAEIFHGIQEEVMATASRSNQLKIRLQHIEATVPPLEKAMLAQTTHIHFAYTGGLEWHPRIPITQNHLIYDDLPHIIMDPYEECRGPPRLHLLDKFDINGPGSCLKRYSDPTYFRRASSNLSQGNKKFQKDKKHCKMKKKKTSSRSRDMSRLASLANQNARKTFASFSFSGQTSSTKTTSTSDMEKRYDFQDHHSRSFESRSGSGYNECLSTATSSLKTGERPKGVFVSSSLTPGSCTIASVLSECETEDAHDNFQFSPSQGQAARGSSCVSWDEKAEIVESLGLQTDEASEMVEANSVVDTLDEKPSYGEGIGGVDFHSKDNENDKSESGLRKRAGIDEVREIKNGREIVGEPRDSEQETESEGECFVDALNTIESESENNQGLQTSQVSSSCGVADERLEKSVCEQETEQNSYSVEDSCRSMDGLMANSFKNEENASSENVSVEMHQQNLQAGSDINRLQKNDLCANKDMRNDSGGKDTITFTFVPGLENSLVDSSNPLIHHGLQENQETEAESSGDLEAFKIWTNGGLLGLKPSKPPVLAMPSSLSPDCKTEERTVGFAEAEKDKADDLVENASHRHVLNNSSLATPGTQNPGSSNGIVMGIVDQRESHETSSGVFGLSHKFLTSGFRRKDSFAHDRKTVPATIPENDEVTTERRRFCDQDINEKTFMDPFRDEAPIDWITSSPPLQHMKISLNPADTLQASRLKLKFSDGDNTYNTFSSFQLLPETGTSLPDSYSDDDTFCRSSPYMSDTDYLSDNHSLSNSEPWEESSDSHGRKEQELYDSFHESRHVDNNAEASPLGIKSESSCVAVNLSYLQNPAEPLPPPFPPMQWMVSKTPSEKMEDKTQSLQLQEALRFAFEKHISLPTAKNELPSMVTSAPKPEIKAHLKNNVREEKQSANAKETETGDFLQQIRTQACGHDNDIIGYCNN; this is translated from the exons atgcCACGGAATGTATACGGTATGAACCAAAGCGAGGTGTATAGAAATGTCGATCGTGAAGACCCTAAAGCAATTCTCAATGGTGTTGCAGTTACTGGACTTGTTGGGGTCTTGCGTCAGCTTGGTGATCTCGCTGA GTTTGCAGCAGAGATATTTCATGGGATACAGGAGGAAGTTATGGCTACAGCTTCAAGAAGCAATCAGTTAAAGATTAGATTGCAGCATATAGAAGCTACAGTGCCTCCACTAGAAAAGGCGATGCTTGCACAAACAACTCATATACATTTTGCATACACAGGag GTCTGGAGTGGCATCCTCGTATCCCAATTACGCAAAATCACTTAATTTATGACGACTTGCCTCACATTATTATGGATCCCTATGAAGAATGCAGGGGTCCTCCACGGTTACACTTGCTTGATAA ATTTGATATAAATGGTCCTGGATCTTGCTTGAAGCGATACTCAGATCCTACTTATTTCAGAAGAGCATCAAGCAACCTGAGTCAAGGAAACAAGAAGttccaaaaagataaaaagcaTTGTAAAATGAAG aagaaaaaaacttcgTCAAGGAGTCGAGATATGTCACGTTTGGCCTCCTTGGCTAACCAGAATGCCAG GAAGACATTTGCTTCATTTAGCTTCAGTGGACAAACCTCTTCTACCAAAACCACCTCAACCAGTGACATGGaaaaaagatatgattttCAAGATCATCATTCTCGCTCTTTTGAGTCCAGAAGTGGTTCAGGCTACAATGAATGCCTTTCAACTGCAACTTCTTCACTGAAGACTGGAGAAAGACCGAAAGGGGTGTTCGTTTCATCCAGCTTGACACCAGGCTCTTGCACTATTGCTTCAGTCCTTTCTGAATGTGAAACCGAAGATGCTCATGATAATTTCCAGTTTAGTCCTTCTCAAGGGCAAGCTGCTCGTGGCTCTTCTTGCGTTAGTTGGGATGAGAAAGCAGAGATAGTGGAATCTCTTGGTCTGCAGACAGATGAAGCTTCTGAAATGGTGGAGGCGAACTCTGTTGTAGATACTCTAGATGAGAAACCAAGCTATGGGGAAGGGATAGGTGGAGTTGATTTCCATTCTAAGGacaatgaaaatgataaatcaGAATCAGGACTACGAAAACGTGCTGGGATTGATGAGGTAAGAGAGATAAAAAATGGTCGGGAGATTGTGGGAGAACCGAGGGATAGTGAACAAGAGACTGAAAGCGAAGGGGAGTGTTTTGTTGATGCGCTTAATACTATCGAATCAGAATCTGAAAACAATCAAGGGCTTCAAACTAGTCAAGTGAGCAGTTCCTGTGGTGTTGCAGATGAGAGGTTGGAAAAGTCAGTGTGTGagcaagaaacagagcagaaTTCCTACAGTGTCGAAGATTCTTGCAGATCAATGGATGGGCTTATGGCCaacagttttaaaaatgaagagaatGCATCGTCAGAAAATGTATCTGTTGAAATGCATCAACAAAATCTACAGGCGGGTTCAGATATCAACCgcttacaaaaaaatgatcttTGTGCAAACAAGGATATGCGTAATGATTCTGGTGGAAAAGATACCATCACATTTACATTTGTGCCAGGTCTCGAGAACAGCTTAGTTGATTCATCAAACCCCTTGATTCATCATGGCCTACaggaaaatcaagaaacagaagctGAATCTTCTGGGGATCTCGAAGCCTTTAAAATATGGACTAATGGTGGTCTATTGGGACTGAAACCATCGAAACCTCCAGTCTTGGCAATGCCAAGTTCTTTAAGTCCAGATTGCAAGACCGAGGAAAGGACAGTTGGTTTTGCAGAAGCTGAAAAAGATAAAGCAGATGATCTAGTTGAAAATGCTTCACATAGACATGTTCTGAATAATTCAAGCTTAGCAACGCCAGGAACCCAAAATCCAGGTAGTTCAAATGGCATAGTCATGGGTATTGTAGACCAAAGAGAGTCCCATGAGACTTCTTCTGGAGTTTTTGGACTCAGCCACAAGTTTCTTACTAGTGGTTTCCGCAGAAAGGATTCATTTGCACATGATAGAAAGACTGTACCAGCAACGATTCCAGAGAACGATGAAGTGACTACAGAGAGGAGGAGGTTTTGTGACCAAGATATTAATGAGAAAACCTTTATGGACCCCTTCAGAGACGAAGCTCCTATTGATTGGATCACTTCGTCTCCGCCTCTTCAACACATGAAAATATCTCTCAATCCCGCTGACACTCTTCAGGCTTCGAGACTGAAGCTTAAATTTTCAGATGGAGACAACACTTACAATACCTTTTCCTCCTTCCAGTTGCTTCCAGAGACTGGAACTTCCCTTCCTGATTCTTATTCTGACGACGACACTTTTTGTAGATCATCTCCTTACATGTCAGATACCGATTATCTTAGCGATAATCACTCCTTGTCAAATTCTGAGCCGTGGGAAGAATCCAGTGACAGCCATGGAAGAAAAGAGCAAGAACTATATGATTCTTTCCACGAAAGTAGGCATGTTGATAACAATGCTGAAGCTTCCCCTCTAGGGATCAAATCAGAAAGTTCTTGCGTCGCCGTAAACCTCTCATATCTCCAAAATCCTGCTGAGCCCTTACCACCGCCATTTCCACCCATGCAATGGATGGTTTCAAAGACACCTTCAGAGAAAATGGAAGACAAAACACAGTCCCTACAACTACAAGAAGCTCTCAGGTTTGCGTTTGAGAAGCATATTTCATTGCCTACAGCTAAGAACGAACTGCCTAGCATGGTGACTTCTGCTCCTAAACCAGAAATTAAG GCCCATCTGAAGAATAATGTCAGGGAGGAGAAACAAAGTGCCAACGCAAAGGAGACTGAAACTGGAGACTTCTTGCAACAAATCCGAACACAA GCCTGTGGTCATGACAACGACATCATCGGCTACTGCAACAACTGA
- the WAVE2 gene encoding SCAR family protein (WAVE2; FUNCTIONS IN: molecular_function unknown; INVOLVED IN: positive regulation of actin nucleation; LOCATED IN: SCAR complex; BEST Arabidopsis thaliana protein match is: SCAR family protein (TAIR:AT2G34150.2); Has 30201 Blast hits to 17322 proteins in 780 species: Archae - 12; Bacteria - 1396; Metazoa - 17338; Fungi - 3422; Plants - 5037; Viruses - 0; Other Eukaryotes - 2996 (source: NCBI BLink).) translates to MPRNVYGMNQSEVYRNVDREDPKAILNGVAVTGLVGVLRQLGDLAEFAAEIFHGIQEEVMATASRSNQLKIRLQHIEATVPPLEKAMLAQTTHIHFAYTGGLEWHPRIPITQNHLIYDDLPHIIMDPYEECRGPPRLHLLDKFDINGPGSCLKRYSDPTYFRRASSNLSQGNKKFQKDKKHCKMKKKKTSSRSRDMSRLASLANQNARKTFASFSFSGQTSSTKTTSTSDMEKRYDFQDHHSRSFESRSGSGYNECLSTATSSLKTGERPKGVFVSSSLTPGSCTIASVLSECETEDAHDNFQFSPSQGQAARGSSCVSWDEKAEIVESLGLQTDEASEMVEANSVVDTLDEKPSYGEGIGGVDFHSKDNENDKSESGLRKRAGIDEVREIKNGREIVGEPRDSEQETESEGECFVDALNTIESESENNQGLQTSQVSSSCGVADERLEKSVCEQETEQNSYSVEDSCRSMDGLMANSFKNEENASSENVSVEMHQQNLQAGSDINRLQKNDLCANKDMRNDSGGKDTITFTFVPGLENSLVDSSNPLIHHGLQENQETEAESSGDLEAFKIWTNGGLLGLKPSKPPVLAMPSSLSPDCKTEERTVGFAEAEKDKADDLVENASHRHVLNNSSLATPGTQNPGSSNGIVMGIVDQRESHETSSGVFGLSHKFLTSGFRRKDSFAHDRKTVPATIPENDEVTTERRRFCDQDINEKTFMDPFRDEAPIDWITSSPPLQHMKISLNPADTLQASRLKLKFSDGDNTYNTFSSFQLLPETGTSLPDSYSDDDTFCRSSPYMSDTDYLSDNHSLSNSEPWEESSDSHGRKEQELYDSFHESRHVDNNAEASPLGIKSESSCVAVNLSYLQNPAEPLPPPFPPMQWMVSKTPSEKMEDKTQSLQLQEALRFAFEKHISLPTAKNELPSMVTSAPKPEIKAHLKNNVREEKQSANAKETETGDFLQQIRTQVSANSSFL, encoded by the exons atgcCACGGAATGTATACGGTATGAACCAAAGCGAGGTGTATAGAAATGTCGATCGTGAAGACCCTAAAGCAATTCTCAATGGTGTTGCAGTTACTGGACTTGTTGGGGTCTTGCGTCAGCTTGGTGATCTCGCTGA GTTTGCAGCAGAGATATTTCATGGGATACAGGAGGAAGTTATGGCTACAGCTTCAAGAAGCAATCAGTTAAAGATTAGATTGCAGCATATAGAAGCTACAGTGCCTCCACTAGAAAAGGCGATGCTTGCACAAACAACTCATATACATTTTGCATACACAGGag GTCTGGAGTGGCATCCTCGTATCCCAATTACGCAAAATCACTTAATTTATGACGACTTGCCTCACATTATTATGGATCCCTATGAAGAATGCAGGGGTCCTCCACGGTTACACTTGCTTGATAA ATTTGATATAAATGGTCCTGGATCTTGCTTGAAGCGATACTCAGATCCTACTTATTTCAGAAGAGCATCAAGCAACCTGAGTCAAGGAAACAAGAAGttccaaaaagataaaaagcaTTGTAAAATGAAG aagaaaaaaacttcgTCAAGGAGTCGAGATATGTCACGTTTGGCCTCCTTGGCTAACCAGAATGCCAG GAAGACATTTGCTTCATTTAGCTTCAGTGGACAAACCTCTTCTACCAAAACCACCTCAACCAGTGACATGGaaaaaagatatgattttCAAGATCATCATTCTCGCTCTTTTGAGTCCAGAAGTGGTTCAGGCTACAATGAATGCCTTTCAACTGCAACTTCTTCACTGAAGACTGGAGAAAGACCGAAAGGGGTGTTCGTTTCATCCAGCTTGACACCAGGCTCTTGCACTATTGCTTCAGTCCTTTCTGAATGTGAAACCGAAGATGCTCATGATAATTTCCAGTTTAGTCCTTCTCAAGGGCAAGCTGCTCGTGGCTCTTCTTGCGTTAGTTGGGATGAGAAAGCAGAGATAGTGGAATCTCTTGGTCTGCAGACAGATGAAGCTTCTGAAATGGTGGAGGCGAACTCTGTTGTAGATACTCTAGATGAGAAACCAAGCTATGGGGAAGGGATAGGTGGAGTTGATTTCCATTCTAAGGacaatgaaaatgataaatcaGAATCAGGACTACGAAAACGTGCTGGGATTGATGAGGTAAGAGAGATAAAAAATGGTCGGGAGATTGTGGGAGAACCGAGGGATAGTGAACAAGAGACTGAAAGCGAAGGGGAGTGTTTTGTTGATGCGCTTAATACTATCGAATCAGAATCTGAAAACAATCAAGGGCTTCAAACTAGTCAAGTGAGCAGTTCCTGTGGTGTTGCAGATGAGAGGTTGGAAAAGTCAGTGTGTGagcaagaaacagagcagaaTTCCTACAGTGTCGAAGATTCTTGCAGATCAATGGATGGGCTTATGGCCaacagttttaaaaatgaagagaatGCATCGTCAGAAAATGTATCTGTTGAAATGCATCAACAAAATCTACAGGCGGGTTCAGATATCAACCgcttacaaaaaaatgatcttTGTGCAAACAAGGATATGCGTAATGATTCTGGTGGAAAAGATACCATCACATTTACATTTGTGCCAGGTCTCGAGAACAGCTTAGTTGATTCATCAAACCCCTTGATTCATCATGGCCTACaggaaaatcaagaaacagaagctGAATCTTCTGGGGATCTCGAAGCCTTTAAAATATGGACTAATGGTGGTCTATTGGGACTGAAACCATCGAAACCTCCAGTCTTGGCAATGCCAAGTTCTTTAAGTCCAGATTGCAAGACCGAGGAAAGGACAGTTGGTTTTGCAGAAGCTGAAAAAGATAAAGCAGATGATCTAGTTGAAAATGCTTCACATAGACATGTTCTGAATAATTCAAGCTTAGCAACGCCAGGAACCCAAAATCCAGGTAGTTCAAATGGCATAGTCATGGGTATTGTAGACCAAAGAGAGTCCCATGAGACTTCTTCTGGAGTTTTTGGACTCAGCCACAAGTTTCTTACTAGTGGTTTCCGCAGAAAGGATTCATTTGCACATGATAGAAAGACTGTACCAGCAACGATTCCAGAGAACGATGAAGTGACTACAGAGAGGAGGAGGTTTTGTGACCAAGATATTAATGAGAAAACCTTTATGGACCCCTTCAGAGACGAAGCTCCTATTGATTGGATCACTTCGTCTCCGCCTCTTCAACACATGAAAATATCTCTCAATCCCGCTGACACTCTTCAGGCTTCGAGACTGAAGCTTAAATTTTCAGATGGAGACAACACTTACAATACCTTTTCCTCCTTCCAGTTGCTTCCAGAGACTGGAACTTCCCTTCCTGATTCTTATTCTGACGACGACACTTTTTGTAGATCATCTCCTTACATGTCAGATACCGATTATCTTAGCGATAATCACTCCTTGTCAAATTCTGAGCCGTGGGAAGAATCCAGTGACAGCCATGGAAGAAAAGAGCAAGAACTATATGATTCTTTCCACGAAAGTAGGCATGTTGATAACAATGCTGAAGCTTCCCCTCTAGGGATCAAATCAGAAAGTTCTTGCGTCGCCGTAAACCTCTCATATCTCCAAAATCCTGCTGAGCCCTTACCACCGCCATTTCCACCCATGCAATGGATGGTTTCAAAGACACCTTCAGAGAAAATGGAAGACAAAACACAGTCCCTACAACTACAAGAAGCTCTCAGGTTTGCGTTTGAGAAGCATATTTCATTGCCTACAGCTAAGAACGAACTGCCTAGCATGGTGACTTCTGCTCCTAAACCAGAAATTAAG GCCCATCTGAAGAATAATGTCAGGGAGGAGAAACAAAGTGCCAACGCAAAGGAGACTGAAACTGGAGACTTCTTGCAACAAATCCGAACACAAGTGAGTGCAAATAGTTCCtttttgtga
- a CDS encoding cysteine/histidine-rich C1 domain protein (BEST Arabidopsis thaliana protein match is: Cysteine/Histidine-rich C1 domain family protein (TAIR:AT1G44030.1); Has 35333 Blast hits to 34131 proteins in 2444 species: Archae - 798; Bacteria - 22429; Metazoa - 974; Fungi - 991; Plants - 531; Viruses - 0; Other Eukaryotes - 9610 (source: NCBI BLink).) — MDSPESKLISLATQLISLDNSSDLELVSCTIIQIISLVSSMDLDSQPKPETKLMSLIAQTISLFNSMDLDSQPEPLRNLISLITQELSLQNSIDSDSEPKPNSQVMSLYSETFKLKPRPELISIIVQIYSLFMSPEPDFTDSDSGSSSDSEMESKLISVISQILTVDTVVVTGEELDESQKMSKTKSLILRFSQLISLVSSMDLDSEPEPESELISLIKQIISFSNSISDSNQKVFLL; from the coding sequence ATGGATTCTCCCGAGTCGAAGCTCATATCACTTGCTACTCAGCTCATCTCTCTAGACAACTCTTCGGATTTGGAGCTCGTATCATGTACtattattcaaataatatCTCTCGTTAGCTCAATGGATTTGGATTCGCAGCCGAAGCCCGAGACGAAGCTCATGTCACTCATAGCTCAAACAATCTCTCTTTTCAACTCCATGGATTTGGATTCCCAGCCGGAGCCGTTAAGGAATCTCATATCACTCATTACTCAAGAATTATCTCTCCAAAACTCTATAGATTCTGATTCTGAGCCAAAGCCTAATTCACAGGTTATGTCACTCTACTCTGAAACATTCAAACTCAAGCCGAGACCGGAGCTCATATCGATCATCGTTCAAATATACAGTCTTTTCATGTCGCCGGAGCCGGATTTCACAGATTCAGATTCGGGTTCGAGTTCAGATTCGGAGATGGAGTCAAAGCTCATATCAGTCATTTCTCAAATACTCACAGTCGACACGGTTGTGGTAACGGGTGAGGAGTTGGATGAGTCGCAAAAGATGTCAAAAACGAAATCACTTATTTTACGTTTTAGTCAACTAATCTCTCTTGTCAGCTCTATGGACTTGGATTCGGAGCCGGAGCCAGAGTCGGAGCTCATATCACTCATTAAGCAAATAATATCTTTCAGCAACTCAATATCGGATTCAAACCAGAAAGTGTTTCTGTTGTGA